In Ipomoea triloba cultivar NCNSP0323 chromosome 7, ASM357664v1, a single genomic region encodes these proteins:
- the LOC116024274 gene encoding putative F-box/LRR-repeat protein At4g15060 encodes MGRKPRQQRRDRISELPADIVDMILGFLPIEQAARMAVLSTFWRDMWFSLTKLHFDYGFIFHIKRKYSHACSDIRTQTTQEQKKNSDVWMSATLYVINKVLNQHNGLIRSFFIDFQHLRNTLRSRSFDLNQWLLFVTQKGVEEIDLSLMVEDEYRLPNCIFSCLTLRRLYLNGVSVKSINAHCTLPNVTLLCFRNIDFDGVDLPVQVDFPILKYLSFIGCNNLSNLNISAQKLYSLTINNCLFCQLPFNLDLRSVCTLDLDSYAVKDFVKGCTRRGLQPQPLVLNVECLILSESEISTDDISSEFIHLLQICPKLCELDLTLSIFYDFPNIDEFQRLKMLQYLNLRDFVACKDYIVFIKELLACFPALEEVVITISEIYVGFENYKEELLHFPCASTKAKIFIID; translated from the exons ATGGGGAGAAAACCGAGACAGCAGCGGAGAGATAGAATCAGTGAACTCCCAGCAGATATAGTTGACATGATTTTGGGGTTTTTACCGATTGAACAAGCTGCTAGAATGGCTGTTTTGTCTACCTTTTGGAGAGATATGTGGTTCAGTCTTACAAAGCTCCACTTTGACTATGGGTTTATTTTTCACATTAAGAGAAAATATTCCCATGCTTGCAGTGATATCAGGACCCAAACCACACAAGAGCAAAAGAAAAACAGTGATGTTTGGATGTCTGCAACTTTGTATGTAATCAACAAAGTCCTCAACCAGCACAATGGACTTATTCGCtcatttttcattgattttcagCATCTCCGGAATACGCTTAGGTCTCGGTCATTTGACTTGAACCAGTGGTTACTTTTTGTCACACAAAAAGGTGTTGAAGAAATCGACCTTAGTCTTATGGTTGAAGATGAATACAGGCTTCCGAATTGCATATTTTCTTGCCTAACACTAAGGAGATTGTATCTTAATGGAGTCTCTGTTAAATCAATAAATGCCCATTGCACATTACCAAATGTCACCTTACTTTGTTTTAGAaatattgactttgatggtGTTGATCTTCCGGTTCAAGTTGATTTTCCTATACTCAAGTATCTCTCATTTATTGGATGCAATAACCTGTCCAATTTGAACATTTCTGCTCAAAAACTCTATAGTTTAACAATCAACAATTGCCTCTTTTGCCAACTCCCCTTTAACTTAGACTTAAGATCTGTTTGTACTCTTGATTTGGATAGTTATGCTGTCAAG GATTTTGTTAAAGGATGTACTAGAAGGGGACTGCAACCACAACCACTTGTACTAAATGTGGAATGCTTGATACTGTCAGAATCAGAAATCTCTACCGATGACATTTCTTCCGAATTCATTCATTTGCTTCAAATATGCCCAAAATTATGTGAACTTGATTTAACTTTATCG ATTTTCTATGATTTTCCAAACATCGACGAATTTCAAAGACTTAAAATGCTACAGTATTTGAATCTGAGAGACTTTGTAGCGTGTAAGGATTATATTGTTTTCATCAAGGAGCTACTTGCTTGCTTTCCAGCACTTGAGGAGGTTGTTATTACTATTTCAGAAATATATGTGGGATTTGAAAATTACAAGGAGGAGCTTTTGCATTTTCCTTGTGCCTCCACAAAAGCGAAAATATTTATTATCGACTAA